A window from Vulpes vulpes isolate BD-2025 chromosome 9, VulVul3, whole genome shotgun sequence encodes these proteins:
- the GPR55 gene encoding G-protein coupled receptor 55 isoform X1, whose protein sequence is MDIWSVKGDNMSQQLNRSQNCSFSDVDELMKTVQLAVHIPTFLLGLLLNLLAIRGFSTFLRKRRWPDYAATAIYMINLAIFDLLLVLSLPFKMALANVRAPLPSLCTLVECFYFISMYGSVFTICFISLDRFLAIRFPFLVSHLRSPRKIFGICCTIWVLVWAGSIPIYSFHGKMEKYTCFHNMSDGTWSAQVFFPLEVFGFLLPMVVMGFCSSRSIHILVGRRGLTQDWVQQKACIWTIAASLAVFVVSFLPVHLGFFLQFLVRNGFIVECRAKQNISLFLQLSMCFSNVNCCLDVFCYYFVIKEFRMDIMAHRPSRVQLVHQDTMTSRA, encoded by the coding sequence GAGACAACATGAGCCAGCAGCTAAACAGAAGCCAGAACTGCTCCTTCAGTGACGTGGACGAGCTGATGAAGACGGTGCAGTTGGCTGTCCACATCCCCACCttcctcctgggcctcctcctcaACCTGCTGGCCATCCGAGGCTTCAGCACCTTcctgaggaagaggaggtggccGGATTACGCCGCCACCGCCATCTACATGATCAACCTGGCCATCTTTGACCTGCTCCTGGTGCTGTCCCTTCCGTTCAAGATGGCTCTGGCCAACGTGCGggccccccttccttccctctgtacCTTGGTGGAGTGCTTCTACTTCATCAGCATGTACGGGAGCGTCTTCACCATCTGCTTCATTAGTCTGGATAGATTCTTGGCCATCCGGTTCCCGTTCCTGGTCAGCCACCTCCGGTCGCCCAGGAAGATCTTCGGCATCTGTTGCACCATCTGGGTCCTGGTGTGGGCCGGGAGCATCCCTATCTACAGCTTCCatgggaagatggaaaaatacaCGTGCTTCCACAACATGTCCGACGGCACCTGGAGTGCCCAGGTCTTCTTTCCCCTTGAGGTATTTGGCTTCCTCCTTCCCATGGTTGTCATGGGTTTCTGTTCCTCCAGGAGCATTCACATTCTGGTAGGTCGCCGGGGCCTCACCCAGGACTGGGTCCAGCAGAAGGCCTGCATCTGGACAATTGCGGCCAGTCTGGCTGTCTTTGTGGTCTCCTTTCTTCCAGTCCACCTGGGTTTCTTCTTGCAGTTCCTGGTACGGAATGGCTTCATCGTGGAGTGCAGAGCTAAGCAGAACATTAGCTTGTTTTTGCAATTGTCCATGTGTTTCTCCAACGTCAACTGCTGCCTAGATGTCTTCTGCTATTACTTTGTCATCAAAGAATTCCGCATGGACATCATGGCCCACCGGCCCTCCAGGGTCCAGCTGGTGCACCAGGACACCATGACTAGCAGGGCCTAA
- the GPR55 gene encoding G-protein coupled receptor 55 isoform X2, producing the protein MSQQLNRSQNCSFSDVDELMKTVQLAVHIPTFLLGLLLNLLAIRGFSTFLRKRRWPDYAATAIYMINLAIFDLLLVLSLPFKMALANVRAPLPSLCTLVECFYFISMYGSVFTICFISLDRFLAIRFPFLVSHLRSPRKIFGICCTIWVLVWAGSIPIYSFHGKMEKYTCFHNMSDGTWSAQVFFPLEVFGFLLPMVVMGFCSSRSIHILVGRRGLTQDWVQQKACIWTIAASLAVFVVSFLPVHLGFFLQFLVRNGFIVECRAKQNISLFLQLSMCFSNVNCCLDVFCYYFVIKEFRMDIMAHRPSRVQLVHQDTMTSRA; encoded by the coding sequence ATGAGCCAGCAGCTAAACAGAAGCCAGAACTGCTCCTTCAGTGACGTGGACGAGCTGATGAAGACGGTGCAGTTGGCTGTCCACATCCCCACCttcctcctgggcctcctcctcaACCTGCTGGCCATCCGAGGCTTCAGCACCTTcctgaggaagaggaggtggccGGATTACGCCGCCACCGCCATCTACATGATCAACCTGGCCATCTTTGACCTGCTCCTGGTGCTGTCCCTTCCGTTCAAGATGGCTCTGGCCAACGTGCGggccccccttccttccctctgtacCTTGGTGGAGTGCTTCTACTTCATCAGCATGTACGGGAGCGTCTTCACCATCTGCTTCATTAGTCTGGATAGATTCTTGGCCATCCGGTTCCCGTTCCTGGTCAGCCACCTCCGGTCGCCCAGGAAGATCTTCGGCATCTGTTGCACCATCTGGGTCCTGGTGTGGGCCGGGAGCATCCCTATCTACAGCTTCCatgggaagatggaaaaatacaCGTGCTTCCACAACATGTCCGACGGCACCTGGAGTGCCCAGGTCTTCTTTCCCCTTGAGGTATTTGGCTTCCTCCTTCCCATGGTTGTCATGGGTTTCTGTTCCTCCAGGAGCATTCACATTCTGGTAGGTCGCCGGGGCCTCACCCAGGACTGGGTCCAGCAGAAGGCCTGCATCTGGACAATTGCGGCCAGTCTGGCTGTCTTTGTGGTCTCCTTTCTTCCAGTCCACCTGGGTTTCTTCTTGCAGTTCCTGGTACGGAATGGCTTCATCGTGGAGTGCAGAGCTAAGCAGAACATTAGCTTGTTTTTGCAATTGTCCATGTGTTTCTCCAACGTCAACTGCTGCCTAGATGTCTTCTGCTATTACTTTGTCATCAAAGAATTCCGCATGGACATCATGGCCCACCGGCCCTCCAGGGTCCAGCTGGTGCACCAGGACACCATGACTAGCAGGGCCTAA